A section of the Kluyveromyces lactis strain NRRL Y-1140 chromosome F complete sequence genome encodes:
- the CPA1 gene encoding carbamoyl-phosphate synthase (glutamine-hydrolyzing) CPA1 (similar to uniprot|P07258 Saccharomyces cerevisiae YOR303W CPA1 Small subunit of carbamoyl phosphate synthetase, which catalyzes a step in the synthesis of citrulline, an arginine precursor; translationally regulated by an attenuator peptide encoded by YOR302W within the CPA1 mRNA 5'-leader, member of GLC.2530): protein MPNFKSTAPKAKFAIYNNSNPDSESGFVEFQGYSFGAPVSCSGEAVFTTSLVGYPESMTDPSYKGQILVFTQPLIGNYGVPSGEERDDFNLLKYLESPHIHVRGIVVAEYAWRYSHWTAVESLATWCQRENVTAIGGIDTRAVVQILREQGSSPSTITVQGSFIPKPIKPETDLVKIVSTKKPFFVKALSSVKTPFNVALIDCGVKENIIRCLVERGANVTVFPYDYPITSVANQFDGIFISNGPGDPVQCMESTVPELKKLLETNTLQDLPIFGICLGHQLLALASGGKTIKLGYGNRAHNIPALDLTTGQCHITSQNHGYAVDVDTLPESGFKPFFQNLNDKSNEGMIHVSRPIFSTQFHPEAKGGPRDSAVLFDRYFDNMSQYRALKGPKVKLTLNTSSLATERVF from the coding sequence ATGCCTAATTTCAAAAGTACTGCTCCTAAAGCTAAATTTGCCATTTATAATAATTCAAATCCAGATTCGGAATCTGGGTTTGTCGAGTTCCAAGGCTATTCCTTCGGTGCTCCTGTCTCATGCAGTGGTGAAGCCGTTTTCACCACTTCTTTAGTTGGCTATCCGGAGTCGATGACAGATCCATCCTATAAGGGTCAAATCCTCGTCTTTACGCAACCATTAATCGGTAACTACGGTGTGCCTAGTGGAGAAGAACGTGATGACTTTAACCTATTGAAGTACTTGGAATCTCCTCACATTCACGTCCGCGgtattgttgttgctgaGTATGCTTGGAGATACTCTCACTGGACTGCTGTTGAAAGCTTGGCAACATGGTGCCAAAGGGAAAACGTCACCGCCATTGGTGGCATTGATACTCGTGCCGTTGTTCAAATTTTGAGAGAACAAGGGTCATCACCTTCTACAATTACTGTGCAAGGTTCTTTTATCCCTAAGCCAATCAAACCAGAAACTGACTTGGTTAAGATTGTCTCGACAAAGAAACCATTCTTTGTGAAAGCATTGTCCTCAGTGAAAACTCCATTCAACGTTGCTTTGATTGATTGTGGTGTCAAGGAAAACATTATTAGATGTTTAGTGGAAAGAGGTGCTAACGTTACTGTTTTCCCATATGACTACCCAATCACATCAGTAGCAAACCAGTTCGACGGTATCTTCATTTCTAATGGTCCAGGTGATCCTGTTCAATGTATGGAATCTACTGTTccagaattgaagaaattgttaGAGACCAATACCTTGCAAGATTTGCCAATCTTCGGTATTTGTCTAGGTCATCAATTGTTAGCTTTGGCATCTGGTGGTAAAACAATTAAACTAGGTTATGGTAATAGAGCTCACAATATCCCAGCATTGGACTTGACCACTGGTCAATGTCACATTACTTCACAAAATCATGGATAtgctgttgatgttgaCACTCTTCCAGAATCTGGGTTCAAACctttcttccaaaacttgAACGATAAGTCCAATGAAGGTATGATTCATGTCTCAAGGCCAATCTTCTCGACTCAATTCCATCCGGAAGCTAAGGGAGGCCCGAGAGATTCTGCTGTACTTTTCGACAGATACTTCGATAACATGTCCCAGTATAGAGCCTTGAAGGGTCCAAAAGTCAAGCTAACCTTAAATACTTCATCATTGGCGACTGAGAGAGTATTCTAA
- the RAX1 gene encoding Rax1p (similar to uniprot|Q08760 Saccharomyces cerevisiae YOR301W RAX1 Protein involved in bud site selection during bipolar budding localization requires Rax2p), whose protein sequence is MEKLPNSQRARLPTLYEVLNQQTAAPLDLWSFYTYLSQYPHAIVYLDFWTDVMAYLRLCKDYVKGIRESVLDVNKLETPTVLQEGNGDDKRESVSSAMLLEALMNDGYLDYNDSQRVSQFLKGETDSPRLSQLLQDWKQVNNDQIDFSDFVDGLVKSNVTKDHKPKLTTKQLISSAQDIVSTYLLSQEQSDRFLFEIPAYLRNDTIRLIMEEKRHDPEVFEPIKEIVYQFLEVDCFPRFLGCVALHNLHDEIVLQRPKKNKSYNSRSNSPFSQWSTASRLTIGLAWWLVGLWIGYTLIFMNYSKGIRVVCIVPFFLGSYYIICGIYLVDIIYAFSGVTQTLVSKRKLDDLELRSMNNHRSNSLHSSNEVPWWLTIFGGRSRLCKVKHPFVNSIMIRRALWCLLLVLIMTAILTAIFAAVPGRRI, encoded by the coding sequence ATGGAAAAATTGCCAAATTCCCAGCGAGCCCGCTTACCCACTCTATATGAAGTATTAAACCAACAAACCGCTGCGCCTTTGGATTTATGGTCCTTCTATACTTACCTGTCCCAATACCCCCATGCCATAGTGTATCTCGATTTTTGGACTGATGTGATGGCATATCTGCGATTGTGCAAAGATTATGTGAAGGGTATACGAGAGTCTGTTCTTGATGTTAACAAGCTTGAAACTCCTACTGTTTTGCAAGAAGGTAATGGAGATGACAAGAGAGAATCAGTATCATCGGCAATGCTTCTAGAGGCACTAATGAATGATGGTTACTTGGATTATAATGACTCACAGCGTGTGAGTCAGTTTTTGAAAGGTGAAACGGACTCTCCTCGTTTATCTCAGCTATTGCAGGACTGGAAACAAGTGAACAACGATCAAATTGATTTCAGCGATTTCGTAGATGGGTTAGTCAAGAGTAATGTTACGAAGGATCATAAACCAAAGCTCACCACAAAGCAGCTAATATCAAGTGCACAAGATATTGTATCCACCTACTTACTCTCTCAAGAACAAAGTGATAGatttttatttgaaattcCAGCATATTTAAGAAACGATACGATAAGGCTTATTATGGAAGAGAAGAGACATGACCCTGAAGTGTTCGAACcaattaaagaaattgtttaTCAATTCTTAGAAGTGGACTGTTTCCCAAGATTCTTAGGATGCGTTGCATTGCACAATTTACATGATGAGATTGTATTGCAAAGACCTAAGAAAAATAAATCATACAACTCTCGTTCAAACTCTCCCTTCAGCCAATGGTCTACTGCCTCCAGACTTACTATTGGACTCGCATGGTGGCTGGTAGGGCTTTGGATTGGTTATACACTAATATTTATGAACTACTCGAAGGGAATAAGGGTGGTATGCattgttccattttttttgggaTCTTACTACATAATATGTGGTATCTACTTAGTAGATATCATCTACGCATTCAGTGGAGTTACTCAAACACTAGTTTCAAAACGTAAACTTGATGACCTGGAACTAAGATCGATGAATAATCATCGTTCAAATTCACTTCACTCTTCGAACGAGGTGCCCTGGTGGTTAACTATTTTTGGAGGCAGATCTAGATTATGCAAAGTAAAACATCCGTTTGTGAACTCAATAATGATAAGACGAGCCCTCTGGTGCCTACTATTGGTCTTGATTATGACGGCAATACTGACAGCAATCTTTGCTGCCGTGCCTGGACGTAGAATATGA
- the DFG5 gene encoding putative mannan endo-1,6-alpha-mannosidase (similar to uniprot|Q05031 Saccharomyces cerevisiae YMR238W DFG5 Mannosidase essential glycosylphosphatidylinositol (GPI)-anchored membrane protein required for cell wall biogenesis involved in filamentous growth homologous to Dcw1p) translates to MKISPLYSLFLTVVSVLAIDLDTSSKSSICTATALIQQGISDYYEGDVYGGTVGMFVSPYYWWEAGLVFGGMIENWYLCQNTSYEDMLYDALMAQTGSDYDYMPSNQTMVEGNDDQGVWALTVMTAVERNFTNPKEDGTPGWLAMVQAVFNQMYSRWDSDHCNGGLRWQIFTWNSGYNYKNTISNGCLFQLAARLGRYTGNTTYLEVAEKVFDWLVDIDFVVMKEEANVFDGATIDDNCTSIVKYEWSYNHGVVLGGCAYMYNATNGSDVWQTRTEQILGGATSFFFEDDIMYESTCQASNKCNTDQRVFKAIFSRMLGYTSVLAPFTTDTITPLIDTSAAAAAKSCSGGTDGHTCGLNWFTGDWDGQYGLGEQACALEIINQLLVHDLPAPLTESTGGSSSGDASAGLNVSTTNVLQKNINITAGDKAGAGIITTIVLGVLVLGTVWMVL, encoded by the coding sequence ATGAAGATTAGTCCGTTGTACAGCTTGTTTTTAACGGTAGTATCCGTCCTTGCGATTGATTTGGACACTAGTTCCAAGTCGTCGATATGTACAGCAACTGCTTTGATTCAACAAGGTATTAGTGATTACTATGAAGGTGACGTATATGGTGGGACTGTCGGTATGTTTGTATCGCCATACTATTGGTGGGAAGCCGGACTTGTCTTCGGAGGTATGATTGAAAATTGGTATCTATGTCAAAATACATCGTATGAAGATATGCTTTACGATGCTTTGATGGCACAAACTGGGTCCGATTATGATTACATGCCAAGTAATCAAACTATGGTGGAAGGTAATGATGATCAAGGTGTTTGGGCTTTGACAGTAATGACTGCCgtggaaagaaatttcacAAATCCGAAGGAAGACGGCACACCTGGCTGGTTGGCCATGGTACAAGCTGTTTTCAATCAAATGTACTCACGTTGGGATTCAGACCATTGTAACGGTGGCTTAAGATGGCAAATCTTTACCTGGAACTCGGGATACAATTATAAGAACACAATTTCCAATGGTTGTCTCTTCCAATTGGCAGCACGACTCGGAAGATATACGGGTAACACTACTTATTTGGAGGTAGCAGAAAAGGTCTTCGATTGGCTTGTCGATATTGATTTCGTAGTAATGAAGGAAGAGGCCAATGTTTTCGATGGTGCGACTATCGACGATAACTGTACTTCCATTGTGAAATACGAATGGAGCTATAACCATGGTGTTGTTCTTGGCGGATGCGCGTATATGTACAATGCAACAAATGGGTCTGATGTCTGGCAGACACGTACCGAACAAATTTTAGGTGGGGCCACTTCATTCTTTTTCGAAGATGACATAATGTATGAAAGTACATGCCAAGCTTCAAACAAATGTAATACAGATCAGCGTGTCTTTAAAGCAATTTTCTCAAGAATGTTAGGTTATACTTCAGTTTTGGCTCCGTTCACAACGGATACAATAACCCCTCTCATAGACACTAgtgcagcagcagcagccaAATCATGTAGCGGTGGTACTGATGGCCATACCTGTGGATTAAATTGGTTTACTGGTGATTGGGATGGGCAGTATGGTCTTGGTGAACAGGCGTGCGCTTTGGAAATCATTAACCAATTGCTTGTTCACGATCTACCAGCGCCATTAACTGAAAGCACTGGTGGGTCTTCCAGTGGTGATGCTAGTGCCGGTCTAAACGTCAGTACCACAAATGTCTTACAGaagaacatcaacatcacAGCAGGAGACAAAGCCGGTGCAGGTATTATTACTACAATTGTGCTTGGTGTTCTTGTATTGGGGACAGTATGGATGGTCTTATAA
- a CDS encoding DUF2867 domain-containing protein (similar to uniprot|Q88DE0 Pseudomonas putida PP4887 PP_4887 Hypothetical protein), whose protein sequence is MSNSTNTEKDLIPLVAPLNTLNYIHQDQKLIDKQMTTTQAYQLMTSNVPLWLDTAFKTRDFLSKWLGGIQSIKGFEGSAKPLKVGDKADFFDVVKVSDDELFLKSTDKHLSVLVALQIKNHDDLRNEFRIATSVVTYNFFGRVYMLPVSMAHGFIVRSMLDKLEPI, encoded by the coding sequence ATGTCGAATTCAACAAACACAGAAAAAGACCTAATACCTCTGGTTGCTCCGCTCAACACTTTAAATTACATCCATCAAGATCAGAAGCTTATTGATAAGCAGATGACAACCACTCAAGCTTATCAATTGATGACAAGCAACGTACCTTTGTGGTTGGATACGGCATTCAAAACAAGAGATTTTCTTAGTAAGTGGTTGGGTGGGATACAGTCGATTAAGGGTTTTGAGGGTTCTGCGAAGCCGCTAAAAGTAGGCGATAAAGCAGATTTCTTCGACGTTGTCAAAGTGTCGGATGATGAACTATTTTTGAAGTCTACTGACAAGCATTTAAGTGTATTGGTAGCATTGCAAATCAAGAACCACGATGACCTGAGAAATGAATTCAGAATAGCCACCAGTGTGGTTACCTACAATTTTTTTGGCAGGGTGTACATGCTGCCTGTGTCTATGGCACATGGCTTTATTGTTAGGTCCATGTTGGATAAACTCGAGCCCATTTGA